The Paenibacillus uliginis N3/975 genome has a window encoding:
- a CDS encoding AAA family ATPase encodes MKPILLKVAGLQSYREPQEIDFEQLCETGLFGIFGPTGSGKSTLLDAITLAMYGKVERAVNGTQGIMNHSEDSLFVSFTFELASADGPERYRVERRFKRVNELSISNTISRFVVITDEGEAVVADKLADVTRCIEEKIGLKMDDFTRAVVLPQGKFAEFLSLKGSERRQMLQRLFHLERYGDQLAMKLSRRVKDNDGALKSVEAEQQGLGNAGKEAVAEVEKVMSDAVVHAEKSRKNLKAAADRSEALSKVRELDMEQRRLRSKLDDLSAREEEIKSYEKQLDLGASAKLLIPALESRRESAKIHENLLAKAELLFRQSEQSEVAAERACTADDAAQMLLSAEEPKLLLRAEQLEQAAVLQRERDALHLELIALNDQRSKAGKSLESINEQLHKEQELLERGRKRREELQEGLKQLETRAQDRQMLHEAMQKRQSILTAEAQLFKAEAESKEHNIQQQHIERDLKEALAIEKEIQHQLEQLAQESEQLRRSVADASEYADQGAVKAAEAARAMNESFREQQLHALSLSLASELRDGEACPVCGSLHHPAPVQPDTLSDESGELHQERLRQVQEEIQELRLVLRQQLNEASGLPVPAAVHEMSGSMTDKSESSASTIAFSEAAVGLALEHNDGLSQVAELEKFQHFVSTLKAFASSQAEALHQCREKTSIYQQKLGSLQQELAKRTASAENARTSSEQFGRKLSGLREDISILMKEWGESSPGLDLQAVEFRFKEMQERDAKAESVKDGLDRSVPFLEEKKQTVLNLESQIRELEKQLIQWDAQHQGKQELMQEKEERLQSWIGDRSAQELLQECKQRLQHLRSAAEHSRQERRKAEEMKQQATKEAAIAKQAADSADEHTKMAEQRWLAQLGDSPFTTEEGVLEAFMTPQEADKCAAHVQAHREGQREWSLRLKDIELKLNGATFSEEDWQECCQNLEQCRQADEAAIQSKARAERDLEDLRQRHIRFMELEERRSLHSIEGERLSKLQSCLRGNAFVEYVAEEQLMQVSQSASERLRFLTKQRYSLEVDSGGGFVIRDDANGGVRRPVSTLSGGETFLTSLSLALALSAQIQLRGQYPLQFFFLDEGFGTLDPELLDTVITSLERLHNDQLTVGIISHVPELRARLPRKLVVRPAEHSGGGSKIVLETM; translated from the coding sequence ATGAAGCCGATTTTACTTAAAGTAGCCGGTCTTCAAAGCTACCGGGAACCGCAGGAAATCGATTTTGAACAGCTGTGCGAGACCGGATTATTCGGCATATTTGGACCAACGGGGAGCGGTAAATCGACATTGCTCGACGCCATTACTTTGGCGATGTACGGCAAGGTGGAGCGTGCGGTTAACGGCACGCAGGGCATTATGAATCATTCGGAGGACAGCTTGTTTGTTTCCTTTACCTTTGAGCTGGCCTCTGCAGATGGTCCGGAGCGGTACCGTGTGGAGCGCCGATTTAAACGGGTTAATGAACTGTCGATCAGTAATACGATCAGCCGATTTGTAGTAATTACGGACGAGGGTGAGGCCGTAGTTGCAGACAAGCTGGCCGACGTGACCCGGTGTATTGAAGAGAAAATCGGTCTGAAAATGGATGATTTCACCAGAGCGGTTGTGCTTCCACAAGGAAAATTTGCCGAGTTTTTATCATTGAAAGGCAGCGAACGGCGGCAAATGCTTCAACGGCTGTTTCATCTGGAGCGCTATGGTGACCAGCTTGCCATGAAACTTAGCCGCAGGGTGAAAGACAACGATGGAGCATTAAAGTCTGTAGAAGCGGAGCAGCAAGGTCTTGGGAACGCAGGCAAGGAAGCGGTAGCAGAAGTCGAGAAGGTGATGTCGGATGCGGTGGTGCATGCGGAGAAATCCAGAAAAAATTTGAAGGCAGCTGCTGATCGAAGTGAAGCTTTAAGCAAAGTACGCGAACTGGATATGGAGCAGCGCCGTCTAAGAAGCAAGCTGGATGACTTATCGGCACGTGAAGAGGAGATTAAGAGTTATGAAAAGCAGCTGGACCTTGGTGCGTCTGCAAAACTGCTTATTCCTGCTCTGGAATCGCGGCGAGAATCTGCGAAAATCCATGAGAATTTGCTCGCTAAAGCGGAACTGCTGTTTAGGCAATCGGAACAGTCAGAAGTAGCGGCTGAACGTGCTTGTACGGCAGACGACGCTGCTCAGATGCTTTTATCTGCAGAAGAGCCTAAACTTCTACTTCGAGCTGAGCAGTTGGAACAGGCGGCTGTTCTTCAGCGGGAAAGGGATGCTCTTCACCTTGAGCTTATCGCTCTAAATGATCAGCGGTCTAAGGCTGGAAAGTCATTGGAGAGTATCAATGAGCAGCTTCATAAGGAACAGGAGCTGCTTGAAAGAGGAAGAAAACGCCGTGAAGAGCTGCAGGAGGGTCTGAAGCAGCTTGAGACAAGGGCACAGGACCGGCAGATGTTGCATGAGGCTATGCAGAAGCGGCAATCGATCCTGACGGCTGAAGCACAGTTATTTAAAGCGGAGGCTGAGTCTAAGGAACATAACATACAACAGCAGCACATCGAACGTGATCTGAAAGAAGCCCTAGCCATTGAAAAAGAGATACAGCATCAGCTGGAGCAGCTTGCTCAGGAATCTGAACAGCTTAGACGCTCGGTTGCCGATGCTTCTGAGTATGCTGATCAGGGGGCAGTGAAGGCGGCAGAAGCGGCTAGAGCTATGAATGAATCCTTCCGTGAACAGCAGCTTCACGCCTTATCGCTTTCATTGGCTTCCGAGCTTCGTGATGGAGAAGCCTGTCCTGTATGCGGCAGTTTGCATCACCCTGCACCGGTTCAACCAGATACCCTCTCAGATGAATCCGGTGAACTGCATCAGGAACGCCTTCGTCAGGTACAGGAAGAGATTCAAGAGCTGCGATTGGTTCTTCGCCAGCAGTTAAACGAAGCATCGGGATTACCCGTTCCGGCTGCAGTCCACGAGATGTCAGGCTCTATGACAGATAAATCTGAGAGTAGTGCCTCAACAATTGCATTCTCCGAAGCGGCTGTAGGATTAGCGCTAGAGCATAATGACGGTCTATCGCAAGTTGCAGAGCTTGAAAAGTTTCAGCATTTTGTATCCACCTTGAAAGCATTTGCTTCTTCACAAGCGGAGGCTTTGCATCAATGCCGTGAAAAGACTTCAATATATCAACAGAAACTTGGTTCCCTGCAGCAGGAGCTGGCTAAGCGGACGGCTTCTGCTGAGAACGCGCGCACTTCGTCCGAACAGTTTGGGAGAAAACTGAGCGGATTGAGAGAAGATATTAGTATTTTGATGAAAGAGTGGGGTGAGAGTAGTCCCGGTCTTGATCTTCAGGCGGTGGAGTTCCGCTTTAAAGAAATGCAGGAACGGGATGCCAAAGCCGAATCCGTGAAGGATGGACTTGACCGGAGCGTACCATTTCTGGAAGAGAAGAAGCAGACCGTGTTGAATCTTGAGAGTCAAATCCGTGAACTTGAGAAGCAGCTGATTCAATGGGATGCACAGCATCAGGGCAAGCAGGAGCTAATGCAGGAGAAAGAGGAGCGGCTTCAGTCGTGGATAGGAGACCGTTCCGCTCAAGAACTGCTGCAGGAATGCAAGCAGCGGCTGCAACATTTGAGATCGGCTGCCGAGCATTCCAGGCAGGAACGCCGCAAGGCGGAAGAGATGAAGCAACAGGCTACTAAAGAGGCAGCTATTGCTAAGCAGGCCGCGGATTCCGCAGACGAGCACACGAAGATGGCGGAACAGAGATGGCTTGCCCAGCTGGGCGACTCGCCGTTTACTACCGAAGAAGGGGTTCTTGAGGCGTTCATGACTCCACAGGAAGCTGATAAGTGTGCTGCTCACGTTCAAGCTCACCGTGAAGGGCAACGTGAATGGTCACTGCGGCTGAAGGATATCGAACTGAAGCTGAACGGAGCAACGTTCAGTGAAGAAGATTGGCAGGAATGTTGCCAAAATCTCGAACAGTGCCGGCAGGCAGATGAAGCGGCAATACAGTCGAAAGCCCGCGCTGAGCGGGATTTGGAGGACCTCAGGCAACGCCATATCCGGTTTATGGAGCTGGAAGAACGCCGGAGTTTACATTCCATAGAGGGAGAGCGCCTGTCGAAGCTCCAATCCTGTCTGCGCGGAAATGCGTTCGTGGAATATGTTGCAGAAGAACAGCTGATGCAAGTCAGTCAATCGGCTTCAGAGCGGCTGCGGTTTCTTACCAAACAGCGATATTCTCTGGAGGTCGATTCGGGAGGCGGATTTGTTATTCGTGATGACGCGAACGGGGGAGTCCGCAGGCCGGTTTCAACGTTGTCGGGTGGAGAAACGTTCCTGACATCCCTCTCCTTGGCGCTGGCGTTATCTGCTCAAATTCAACTCAGAGGGCAGTATCCTCTCCAGTTCTTTTTCTTGGATGAAGGGTTTGGAACATTAGACCCTGAGTTGCTTGATACAGTCATTACTTCTCTGGAAAGACTGCATAATGATCAACTCACAGTAGGAATTATCAGCCATGTGCCTGAGCTGAGGGCACGTCTGCCCCGCAAACTGGTTGTACGGCCTGCTGAACATTCCGGCGGGGGATCGAAGATTGTTTTGGAGACGATGTAA
- a CDS encoding exonuclease SbcCD subunit D: MRILHTGDWHLGRTLEGRSRLAEQEAFLDELVRMADDQHADLILMAGDVYDSVNPPAAAEQLFYDAAARLTDGGRPLVVIAGNHDQPERVSSVTPLVAKRGITLVGLPSAETVTVTASRTGEIAKIAALPYPSEARLNELLTADGNEDELRRAYSERVGKLMQMMARDFSPKTVNLAMSHIYVLGGLESESERPIQVGGAYTVDPSALAVGACYTALGHLHRPQAVKGEGIIRYSGSPLAYSFSEAGQAKSVTMVDVSPGTTPVVEELFLSSGRPLVRWKAKGGLQEVYRWLEEERDLDAFIDLEVSLTEAMGMADIQRLRKSRDGIVHIRPIYPEMEALELETERARLPLPDLFRKFYQRQTGGAEPEDSLVDLFLELVDEEETEQAGVSE, translated from the coding sequence ATGCGGATTTTGCATACGGGTGACTGGCATTTGGGCCGGACGCTTGAAGGCCGGAGTCGTTTGGCTGAGCAGGAAGCATTTTTGGACGAGCTCGTAAGGATGGCGGATGATCAGCATGCGGATCTCATATTGATGGCAGGTGATGTTTATGATTCCGTTAATCCGCCTGCAGCGGCGGAACAGTTGTTTTATGATGCTGCGGCACGGCTAACAGATGGAGGACGGCCACTTGTCGTCATTGCAGGAAACCATGATCAGCCCGAGAGGGTATCGTCTGTGACACCGCTTGTGGCAAAACGCGGTATTACCTTGGTTGGGCTTCCTTCGGCGGAAACTGTTACAGTAACAGCTTCTAGAACAGGAGAAATCGCCAAAATCGCAGCTCTCCCGTATCCATCTGAGGCAAGATTGAATGAGCTGCTAACCGCAGACGGCAACGAGGATGAGCTTCGCCGTGCGTACAGCGAACGAGTGGGGAAGTTGATGCAGATGATGGCCCGCGATTTTTCACCGAAGACGGTCAATCTGGCCATGAGTCATATTTATGTACTCGGCGGGCTCGAGAGTGAATCAGAGCGTCCCATTCAGGTGGGGGGTGCTTACACGGTCGATCCTTCGGCTCTTGCGGTTGGTGCCTGTTATACGGCCCTCGGCCATCTTCACCGCCCACAGGCTGTCAAAGGTGAGGGGATAATCCGTTACAGCGGATCGCCTTTGGCCTACAGCTTTTCGGAAGCGGGTCAGGCTAAATCGGTGACCATGGTAGATGTTTCTCCTGGCACCACTCCGGTCGTTGAAGAGCTGTTTTTGAGCAGTGGACGTCCGCTTGTTCGCTGGAAGGCGAAGGGAGGGCTGCAGGAGGTGTACCGGTGGCTTGAGGAAGAGCGAGATCTGGATGCTTTTATAGATCTGGAAGTTTCACTGACCGAGGCCATGGGAATGGCAGATATTCAGCGCCTCCGCAAAAGTCGGGACGGTATCGTACACATCCGGCCGATATACCCTGAGATGGAAGCATTGGAGCTGGAGACGGAGCGCGCAAGGCTTCCGCTGCCTGATTTGTTCCGTAAGTTCTACCAGCGGCAGACCGGAGGAGCAGAGCCGGAGGATAGCCTGGTTGACCTCTTCTTGGAGCTTGTAGATGAGGAAGAAACAGAACAAGCGGGGGTGAGTGAATGA
- the addA gene encoding helicase-exonuclease AddAB subunit AddA, with protein sequence MTKPEGSMWSDDQWKAIAKSGSDILVAAAAGSGKTAVLVERIIRKITDGSAGFSVDRLLVATFTKAAAAEMRERIREALERELENDPDNEHLRRQLALLGRASITTLHSFCMEVIRRYYQLIPLDPGFRILNEHEAELMRQDILEELFEEKYGDAEQGGTFLQLADWFSGERSDDALYRLVQRLYNFSRSHSWPDRWLRDTAAEFQVVDTAALGETGWVQSILADARLALSGAAGLLEQARSVALLPGGPAPYAANLDEDRALVDSLLEAVNNDPWEQLYDRFRDVSFGKLKSVRKDEVVPELQERVKELRDNVKKTVNELKTALFGRPASEFMYELQTAAPLMSELVETVITFADRYRAAKAAKSTVDFNDLEHYCLQILRHPDSDPGHLMPSDAALEYREQFDEVLLDEYQDTNNVQEDIVRLISREFPGNRFMVGDVKQSIYRFRLAEPGLFLDKYKNYGSESASGSENAEHLQGSSGIRIDLARNFRSRMEVVDAVNMLFRQIMNESVAEIAYDQRAELVCGASFPQSDVRNEDDVNAGPGQIDENPYAPELLLIDRLGQESEEPKDEEGPDIEGISSETERLEMETAQLEARAIARRIREMTGENGKPLMVYDKQLKSMRPAQYGDMVILLRSAMVWAPLIMEELRQEGIPSFGEQNKGYFQSIEVEIMLSLLHVIDNPRQDIPLASVLRSPIVGLTEEELAQVRLCASGTFYDALSEAVSTFEPGLPQGAGIDTGRWFTGIELPGLAEVAVGLADFQQIREKSGISSDQSPVLSAELFGKLKKFMERLHSWRKEARQGSLSDLIWRIYSDTGYLDWIGGLPGGTQRRGNLTALYDRAVQYEQDTSSRGLFRFLTFISRLRDNGGDLGAAGGTESQGNAVRLMTIHKSKGLEFPVVFVAGISKNFNQQDLNVPFLMHKELGFGPKYVDEKLRVSYPTLPNLAIRRRSQLELLAEEMRVLYVALTRPKEKMILVGTVKDLPKKVSGWAQADSTLELLLPDYMLARGRSYLDWIGPAIIRHPSAGVLREAAGLQSLEHTVLSSDSTGWIIHMETSDSLSGNTIVKDEEEVLEAERAEKESALRKLEPVADIGWNEKGSVQEMRQEIYRRLSWSYPFAAVSGISAKTSVTEMKKLLAMQDSPSLDMIEEAAIRRQQEETQVDASSFTLHLRRPKFMEAATLTPAERGTVYHTVMQHLPISSSTDLSVVERTIAELTEKEIITRAQAEAVSPEHILGILHSSVGVKLLEAQQVWREMPFSYGLSASEAYKGLSFLGFTEGTDESSIRDAQLLDDETVLIQGIVDCLFRFNDKLILLDYKTDRVVEHRGGIETLTEHYRFQLELYSKALQDILGEPIHEKWLYFFDGGHAVLL encoded by the coding sequence ATGACAAAGCCGGAGGGCAGTATGTGGAGCGATGACCAATGGAAAGCGATCGCGAAGAGCGGGAGCGACATCCTGGTAGCCGCTGCCGCAGGTTCCGGTAAAACCGCCGTGCTGGTCGAGCGTATCATCCGCAAAATAACGGATGGGAGCGCAGGATTCAGCGTGGACCGTCTGCTCGTGGCCACATTTACCAAAGCGGCAGCAGCCGAAATGCGTGAGCGTATTCGGGAAGCACTCGAGAGAGAGCTGGAGAACGACCCGGACAATGAACATTTGCGGCGCCAACTCGCATTGCTGGGACGTGCCTCCATCACAACGCTGCACTCTTTCTGTATGGAAGTGATACGGCGCTATTATCAGCTGATACCACTCGATCCAGGCTTCCGGATATTGAATGAGCATGAAGCAGAACTGATGCGCCAAGACATTTTGGAAGAATTGTTTGAGGAAAAATACGGAGATGCCGAGCAGGGAGGAACTTTCCTGCAACTAGCCGACTGGTTCAGTGGGGAGCGCAGCGATGATGCTCTATACCGGCTGGTTCAGCGGTTGTACAATTTTTCCCGCAGTCATTCCTGGCCTGATCGTTGGCTTCGGGACACCGCCGCAGAATTCCAGGTGGTAGACACAGCAGCGCTCGGTGAAACGGGCTGGGTACAGAGCATCCTTGCTGATGCGCGCCTGGCTCTTTCCGGAGCAGCGGGTCTGCTTGAACAGGCGCGTTCCGTAGCGCTATTGCCGGGAGGACCAGCTCCGTATGCTGCCAATTTGGATGAGGATAGAGCATTGGTGGATTCGCTGCTTGAAGCGGTCAACAACGATCCATGGGAGCAGCTGTATGATCGGTTTCGGGATGTTTCTTTTGGCAAACTGAAATCCGTCCGCAAGGATGAGGTGGTTCCTGAATTGCAGGAACGGGTCAAGGAACTGCGGGACAATGTGAAAAAAACGGTGAATGAGCTTAAAACAGCTCTGTTTGGGCGTCCGGCCTCAGAATTTATGTATGAGCTTCAGACAGCAGCTCCGCTTATGAGTGAGTTGGTGGAGACGGTTATTACATTCGCTGACAGATACCGTGCAGCCAAAGCGGCCAAGAGTACAGTGGACTTCAATGACTTGGAGCATTATTGTCTCCAGATTCTAAGGCATCCAGACTCGGATCCGGGTCACCTTATGCCATCCGATGCTGCATTGGAATACCGCGAACAGTTTGATGAAGTGCTGCTCGACGAATATCAGGATACCAACAATGTGCAGGAGGATATTGTTCGTCTGATCTCCCGGGAGTTTCCCGGAAACCGGTTTATGGTCGGGGACGTCAAGCAAAGTATTTACCGTTTCCGATTGGCAGAGCCGGGGTTATTTCTCGATAAATACAAGAATTACGGATCAGAAAGTGCATCAGGGTCTGAAAACGCTGAGCATCTTCAGGGCTCTTCTGGAATCCGGATCGATCTCGCACGGAACTTCCGCAGCCGAATGGAGGTTGTGGACGCTGTTAATATGCTGTTTCGGCAGATCATGAATGAGTCCGTGGCTGAAATTGCATATGATCAACGGGCAGAGCTCGTGTGCGGCGCATCCTTCCCACAATCAGACGTACGGAATGAAGACGATGTAAATGCTGGACCTGGGCAGATAGATGAAAACCCGTATGCTCCGGAACTGCTGCTGATTGACCGCCTTGGCCAGGAGTCTGAGGAACCGAAGGATGAGGAAGGCCCGGATATCGAAGGGATTTCTTCTGAAACGGAGCGGCTGGAGATGGAAACTGCACAACTGGAGGCTCGTGCGATTGCCCGTCGGATCCGGGAGATGACCGGAGAAAATGGGAAGCCGCTGATGGTGTATGATAAGCAGCTTAAATCGATGAGGCCGGCGCAGTACGGTGATATGGTTATCCTGCTTCGTTCGGCTATGGTGTGGGCCCCCTTAATTATGGAGGAGCTCCGGCAGGAGGGGATTCCTTCATTCGGCGAACAGAACAAGGGGTACTTTCAATCGATTGAAGTTGAAATCATGCTTTCTTTACTTCATGTGATAGACAATCCTCGTCAGGATATTCCTCTCGCTTCTGTTTTACGGTCGCCGATCGTTGGATTAACGGAAGAGGAACTGGCACAGGTTCGCCTTTGTGCATCAGGAACGTTTTACGATGCACTTTCAGAAGCTGTTAGTACATTCGAGCCTGGGCTGCCTCAAGGGGCAGGGATCGATACAGGCCGTTGGTTTACGGGGATAGAATTGCCGGGGCTTGCCGAGGTAGCGGTAGGTCTGGCCGATTTTCAACAAATCCGAGAAAAGTCAGGGATCTCTTCAGACCAGAGCCCTGTACTGTCCGCTGAGCTGTTTGGGAAGCTGAAGAAGTTCATGGAAAGACTCCACAGCTGGCGTAAGGAAGCCCGTCAGGGAAGCCTCAGTGACCTGATATGGCGCATCTACAGTGATACGGGCTATTTGGACTGGATCGGTGGTTTGCCGGGTGGCACCCAGCGCAGAGGCAATCTGACGGCGTTGTATGACCGGGCTGTCCAGTACGAACAGGATACTTCATCCAGAGGCTTGTTCCGTTTCCTGACGTTTATCTCACGACTGCGTGACAACGGTGGGGATCTTGGCGCAGCAGGCGGGACGGAGAGCCAGGGGAATGCTGTTCGTCTGATGACGATTCACAAAAGCAAAGGCTTGGAGTTTCCAGTTGTGTTTGTTGCCGGAATTTCAAAAAACTTTAATCAGCAGGATCTAAACGTTCCTTTCCTGATGCATAAAGAGCTAGGGTTCGGCCCGAAATATGTGGACGAGAAGCTGCGGGTCAGTTATCCGACACTGCCGAATCTGGCGATTCGCCGCAGGTCGCAGCTGGAGCTTCTGGCTGAGGAGATGCGTGTACTTTACGTGGCGCTAACCAGACCGAAGGAGAAGATGATTTTAGTTGGAACCGTGAAGGATCTGCCGAAAAAAGTGAGCGGTTGGGCTCAAGCGGACAGTACACTTGAACTGCTCCTACCTGATTATATGCTGGCTCGTGGACGCAGCTATCTGGACTGGATCGGACCGGCCATTATACGCCATCCATCTGCCGGAGTGCTTCGGGAAGCTGCAGGATTGCAATCTCTGGAGCATACGGTTCTGTCTTCGGACAGTACTGGCTGGATCATTCATATGGAGACATCCGATTCTTTGTCCGGGAACACGATCGTGAAGGACGAAGAGGAGGTCCTTGAAGCTGAACGGGCCGAGAAGGAGTCGGCACTACGTAAACTTGAGCCTGTTGCCGATATCGGTTGGAATGAAAAGGGCAGTGTGCAGGAAATGAGACAGGAAATTTACCGCCGTCTAAGCTGGTCATACCCCTTTGCAGCGGTGAGTGGGATTTCTGCGAAAACGTCCGTCACAGAAATGAAAAAGCTGCTTGCAATGCAAGATAGTCCATCATTGGACATGATAGAGGAAGCTGCAATTCGCAGGCAGCAGGAGGAGACGCAGGTGGATGCGAGTTCATTCACGCTGCATCTGCGGCGGCCCAAATTTATGGAAGCCGCCACATTGACTCCTGCAGAGCGCGGAACGGTTTATCATACGGTTATGCAGCATTTGCCTATCAGCAGTAGTACGGATCTTTCGGTCGTTGAGAGGACCATTGCGGAGTTGACGGAGAAAGAGATTATTACGAGAGCACAGGCTGAAGCCGTAAGTCCGGAACATATTTTGGGAATCCTTCATTCTTCAGTAGGTGTGAAGCTTCTTGAAGCGCAGCAGGTCTGGCGCGAGATGCCGTTCTCTTATGGTCTGTCGGCATCAGAAGCTTATAAAGGTCTGTCATTTCTTGGCTTTACAGAAGGTACAGATGAATCCTCAATTCGGGACGCCCAGCTTCTTGATGATGAGACTGTCTTAATTCAAGGGATCGTGGATTGCTTGTTCCGGTTCAATGATAAGCTGATTTTGCTGGACTATAAAACAGACCGCGTAGTGGAACACCGTGGAGGTATCGAAACATTAACAGAGCACTATCGTTTTCAGCTGGAGTTGTACAGTAAGGCGCTTCAGGATATTTTGGGTGAACCTATCCATGAAAAATGGCTCTACTTTTTCGATGGGGGCCATGCAGTGCTCTTATAG